Proteins encoded by one window of Candidatus Omnitrophota bacterium:
- a CDS encoding ATP-binding protein — protein sequence PHHSISYSGLIGRSNPSAPGEITLAHNGVLFLDEFPEFHRDILAMLRQPMEDGFINISRSSGSISYPSRFTLVAALNPCVCGYFGHPKKECHCTVPMIQRYISKISGPLLDRIDIHLEVPPLNYKQLSENKAAETSRDIKKRVIRARAIQNKRYKNKIQRVNALLTPREMQKHCTLTNEARELLKLAITELNLSGRAYDKVLKIARTITDLAGEVEIGASHIAEAIGYRSLDRRMWLSF from the coding sequence CACCTCACCACTCCATATCTTACAGCGGCCTAATAGGCCGCAGTAATCCGTCGGCCCCCGGTGAAATAACCCTTGCGCATAACGGAGTGCTTTTTCTTGATGAATTTCCGGAATTCCACAGGGATATACTCGCTATGCTGCGTCAGCCCATGGAAGACGGTTTCATTAATATATCGCGAAGTTCCGGATCTATCAGCTACCCTTCCCGCTTCACGCTTGTAGCTGCCCTTAACCCCTGCGTCTGCGGCTATTTTGGCCATCCCAAAAAAGAGTGCCACTGCACCGTACCTATGATCCAGCGCTATATATCTAAAATTTCGGGGCCTCTCTTGGACCGCATAGATATACATCTTGAAGTCCCGCCGCTCAATTATAAACAATTGTCCGAAAATAAAGCCGCGGAGACCTCGAGAGACATCAAAAAAAGGGTTATCCGCGCGCGAGCGATACAGAATAAGCGCTACAAGAATAAGATCCAGCGCGTCAATGCGCTATTAACTCCGAGAGAAATGCAGAAACACTGCACACTAACAAACGAAGCGAGAGAATTGCTTAAACTCGCCATAACAGAGCTGAATCTAAGCGGCAGGGCATATGACAAGGTATTGAAGATCGCGAGAACCATAACGGACTTGGCGGGTGAGGTAGAAATAGGCGCTAGTCATATCGCTGAGGCGATCGGCTACCGTTCGCTCGACCGCCGCATGTGGCTTTCTTTCTAA
- a CDS encoding transposase produces MAITITHGKRERFNYKGAIHHITSKCNNGKTAFVNKTDFEKYISTVRQCKSEHGFLLHDYTMMPNHTHLIIRLELTINISKIMQAINRWYARWYNEYHKIKGHFWEDRFYAELIKDDQQLLAVMRYIDLNPVRAKLCNHPADWKHSGAGFYLNGAENSLIDVPDTYMALGDDWQERRKTYASIFPFNLANLTRLE; encoded by the coding sequence ATGGCTATTACAATTACACACGGAAAACGTGAACGGTTCAATTATAAAGGCGCTATACACCATATAACAAGCAAATGTAATAATGGTAAAACTGCGTTTGTAAATAAAACTGATTTTGAAAAATATATTTCAACAGTTAGACAGTGTAAAAGTGAGCATGGCTTTCTATTGCATGATTATACTATGATGCCCAATCACACTCACTTGATAATACGATTGGAACTAACTATTAATATATCTAAAATTATGCAAGCTATAAATAGATGGTACGCAAGATGGTATAATGAGTATCACAAAATAAAGGGCCATTTCTGGGAAGATAGGTTTTATGCGGAACTTATAAAAGATGACCAGCAGTTATTGGCTGTAATGAGATATATCGATTTAAATCCTGTGAGAGCAAAATTGTGCAACCACCCTGCGGACTGGAAACATTCCGGCGCAGGATTTTATCTCAATGGTGCGGAAAATAGCTTAATAGATGTTCCGGATACTTATATGGCTTTAGGCGATGACTGGCAAGAAAGACGCAAGACTTACGCTTCCATCTTCCCTTTTAATCTGGCAAATCTAACCAGGTTAGAATAA
- a CDS encoding thermonuclease family protein codes for MAKKIVIAAIFLLCSSFAFAGGVFYSDQELELSVPFEPSYDYNKVLVTYVIDGDTLKLENGEKVRLVGIDTPESKQNAKLKRDLKKTDKDAVTLINMGKKASRFTNSLASKKYVRLEFDVEKRDRYNRLLAYVYLPDGRMLNAEIIKAGYAQILSIPPNVKYQDLFLELQQEARDNNRGLWKE; via the coding sequence ATGGCGAAAAAAATAGTCATTGCGGCAATTTTCTTATTATGCTCATCTTTTGCATTCGCCGGAGGTGTTTTTTATAGCGACCAGGAGCTCGAACTCAGCGTACCTTTTGAGCCCTCCTATGATTACAACAAAGTATTAGTAACTTATGTTATAGACGGGGATACTTTAAAACTGGAAAACGGCGAAAAGGTAAGATTAGTAGGCATAGATACTCCGGAAAGTAAGCAGAACGCCAAGCTTAAACGTGACCTCAAAAAAACGGATAAGGATGCTGTAACGCTGATAAATATGGGTAAAAAGGCCTCGCGCTTCACAAACAGCCTCGCTTCAAAAAAGTATGTGCGGCTTGAATTTGATGTCGAGAAAAGAGACCGATATAACCGGCTGTTAGCCTATGTGTACCTGCCCGACGGCCGCATGCTGAACGCCGAGATAATAAAAGCCGGTTATGCCCAGATACTGTCCATCCCGCCCAATGTCAAATATCAGGATTTATTCCTGGAACTCCAACAAGAAGCCAGAGACAACAATCGCGGCCTCTGGAAAGAATAA
- a CDS encoding ferredoxin: protein MAKITIDASLCTGCGLCAAGCPEVFEMGSDNLAVVKSDKSCDCDLKQVASECPVEAIKVE from the coding sequence GTGGCTAAGATAACAATAGATGCGTCATTGTGCACGGGGTGCGGCTTATGCGCAGCCGGTTGTCCGGAAGTCTTCGAGATGGGAAGCGACAATCTAGCGGTTGTAAAAAGCGACAAATCCTGCGATTGCGACCTGAAGCAGGTTGCGAGCGAATGCCCGGTAGAGGCGATAAAAGTAGAATAA
- a CDS encoding GH3 auxin-responsive promoter family protein: MNIASLAVKAYGLKAYMFERALKDPFTSQKKVLAGFLSRHKNTRYGREHGFRDIRSIDDYRSRVPLNDYETLRPYVDCLMRGEKNVLTADKVTLFGVTSGTMGKPKHIPVTEYSRRKKKDVMDLWAYYALRDHPGLLDGKILAIVSPEKEGFTISKIPFGAESGHAYRNLPQAVRNLYAIPYEVFEIPDYESKYYCILRIAAEENISTIATLNPSTILLLCQRMEKVGAQIIEDIRLGTLNEKLNVCCEIREKIEARLTPNPKRADELSELARKRNGELLPMDIWPNLKLIECWKGGSVGVYISYLSKYFGPNTAIRDFGYLSSEARVSIPMCDSGCGGALAITSNFYEFIPRNEMDKKDKRFLLSHQLDVGKEYYIILTTPGGLYRYNIDDIIRVSGFYKNTPVIEFVQKGSIVSSVTGEKIYEIQIDEAVNKAAGLIGANLQFFSACVEWQAIPRYAFIVEFMNELSREGKVSLLKNIENQLIRLNVEYDTKRRSQRLGSPVLKVVPQGTFEEYRSRKVQQGSHDGQIKIPKLVTDVCFQDNFKVLEEIAVE; encoded by the coding sequence ATGAATATAGCCTCATTAGCAGTTAAGGCGTATGGTTTAAAGGCGTATATGTTCGAGCGGGCTTTGAAAGACCCTTTCACGAGCCAAAAGAAGGTATTGGCTGGATTTCTAAGCCGTCATAAGAACACCAGGTATGGCAGGGAGCATGGTTTTCGAGATATACGCTCGATAGATGATTATCGCTCGCGCGTACCGCTAAACGACTACGAAACGCTGCGCCCTTACGTAGACTGCCTGATGCGGGGCGAGAAAAATGTATTGACCGCCGATAAGGTCACACTTTTTGGCGTAACAAGCGGCACCATGGGGAAGCCTAAGCATATACCTGTTACGGAATATTCACGAAGGAAGAAAAAAGATGTAATGGATCTTTGGGCTTATTATGCCTTACGTGACCATCCGGGGCTTCTGGATGGCAAAATACTTGCCATAGTAAGCCCCGAAAAAGAAGGATTTACTATCAGCAAAATACCTTTCGGCGCGGAATCCGGCCATGCATACAGGAATCTGCCGCAAGCCGTGAGGAATCTTTACGCCATACCTTACGAAGTATTTGAAATACCCGATTACGAGTCAAAATATTATTGCATACTGAGGATAGCCGCAGAAGAAAATATTTCCACGATCGCGACGTTAAACCCGAGCACCATACTTTTATTATGCCAGAGGATGGAAAAAGTAGGCGCCCAGATAATAGAGGATATAAGGCTAGGGACCCTTAACGAGAAGTTGAATGTCTGCTGCGAAATAAGGGAAAAGATAGAAGCCCGCCTAACGCCTAACCCCAAAAGGGCCGACGAGCTTTCGGAGTTAGCAAGGAAGCGGAACGGTGAGCTGCTACCCATGGACATATGGCCGAATCTGAAACTTATAGAATGCTGGAAAGGCGGGAGCGTAGGCGTTTACATTTCATATCTTTCGAAATATTTCGGGCCCAATACCGCGATAAGGGATTTCGGGTATCTTTCAAGCGAAGCGCGCGTCTCCATTCCTATGTGCGATTCCGGCTGCGGCGGAGCGCTGGCCATAACCAGCAATTTTTACGAATTCATCCCGCGCAACGAAATGGACAAAAAGGATAAGAGGTTTTTGCTTTCGCATCAGCTTGATGTGGGTAAGGAATATTACATAATACTGACGACGCCCGGCGGGCTATATCGCTATAATATAGATGATATCATACGGGTGTCGGGTTTTTATAAGAATACCCCCGTAATAGAATTCGTACAGAAAGGCTCCATAGTCTCGTCGGTAACAGGGGAGAAGATTTACGAAATACAGATAGATGAAGCGGTAAACAAGGCCGCGGGGCTCATTGGGGCGAATCTCCAGTTTTTCTCCGCCTGCGTAGAATGGCAGGCAATCCCGAGGTACGCTTTTATAGTAGAATTTATGAATGAGTTGTCCCGCGAAGGTAAGGTTTCGCTGCTTAAAAATATAGAGAATCAGCTTATAAGGCTTAATGTTGAGTATGATACAAAGCGGCGCTCGCAGCGCCTCGGCAGTCCGGTCTTGAAAGTGGTGCCGCAGGGCACTTTTGAGGAATATAGATCAAGGAAGGTGCAGCAGGGCTCGCATGACGGCCAGATTAAGATACCAAAACTCGTTACAGATGTATGTTTTCAGGATAATTTCAAAGTTTTAGAAGAGATAGCAGTAGAATAG
- a CDS encoding dipeptide epimerase: MQFKVSKIDIYAVDIPFRMKFGHASKSRKSSESIFVKAESENGVSGFGESLPRRYVTGEDQSSVIDSLKTLLPGALLGKTFDSFGDVVDFCGSSFGDLKGASCAAIELALLDLAGRVFKCSVSKALGAVLVNDLRYSAAIGSVPPLKAGISALKFKLYGFKDIKIKVGDDRDIGRLKVVRALGGRDINLRLDANCTWGADEAIERLSAMRRYNFSLIEQPVKKGDIASLKKVSNAIREPVMADESLCTLDDAKKLIEEKACKMFNIRISKCGGLINSLNIAKLAQESGISYQLGCQVGESGVLSAAGRHFASCVKGIKYLEGSYAKFLLLEDVIKEDVGFGYGGRAGLLCGNGLGITVDEPRLKKYVTNEAIIK, from the coding sequence TTGCAGTTCAAAGTATCAAAAATTGATATATACGCGGTCGACATACCCTTCAGGATGAAATTTGGGCATGCCTCAAAGAGCCGGAAGAGTTCCGAAAGTATTTTTGTGAAAGCTGAAAGCGAAAATGGCGTTAGCGGTTTCGGGGAATCCCTGCCGCGCCGATACGTAACCGGCGAAGACCAGTCCTCCGTAATAGACTCATTAAAGACTTTACTGCCCGGCGCTCTTTTAGGCAAGACTTTTGATTCTTTTGGGGATGTCGTAGATTTTTGCGGCAGCTCTTTCGGCGATTTGAAAGGCGCCAGCTGCGCTGCTATTGAACTTGCTTTGCTGGATTTGGCCGGCCGCGTCTTTAAATGCTCTGTAAGTAAGGCATTGGGAGCGGTACTCGTAAATGATCTCAGGTATAGCGCGGCAATCGGAAGCGTCCCACCCCTCAAAGCCGGTATTTCGGCATTAAAATTCAAGTTATATGGATTTAAAGATATAAAGATAAAAGTAGGGGACGATCGTGATATAGGCAGGCTAAAGGTTGTTCGGGCGCTCGGCGGAAGAGATATTAATTTGAGGCTCGACGCGAATTGCACTTGGGGCGCGGATGAGGCCATAGAGCGGCTTTCGGCCATGAGAAGGTATAATTTTAGCCTGATAGAGCAACCCGTTAAAAAAGGAGATATAGCTTCTCTTAAGAAAGTCAGCAATGCGATACGCGAGCCCGTCATGGCGGATGAGTCGCTTTGCACGCTGGATGACGCAAAGAAACTTATAGAAGAGAAGGCCTGCAAAATGTTTAATATACGCATATCAAAATGCGGCGGGTTGATCAATTCGCTAAACATAGCAAAACTTGCCCAAGAGTCGGGCATCTCTTATCAGTTGGGTTGTCAGGTAGGCGAATCGGGTGTTTTGTCAGCCGCGGGCAGGCACTTTGCCTCGTGCGTAAAAGGAATAAAATACCTAGAAGGCTCGTACGCCAAATTTTTACTGCTGGAAGATGTTATCAAAGAGGACGTCGGGTTTGGTTACGGCGGCCGCGCAGGCCTTTTATGCGGCAACGGGCTTGGGATTACGGTTGATGAGCCGCGCCTAAAGAAGTATGTCACGAATGAAGCCATAATCAAGTAG
- a CDS encoding lysophospholipase, whose protein sequence is MKESLGQYAARDGKMLNFRKWPGPDDVIVYLHGIESNSGWFSSFASQLAESGFTLYGIDRRGSGLNYENRGDIKDYNIFLDDIEDAVSFVKKENPAKRVYIMGICWGAFLAVNYSINRHSNPDGLILLSPAIYRKVDFKAGPKIAARACSLVYPKAYFKIPIKDRMFTDNSRYLDFIRSDKMRLGSLTCRFFKEILRMENDFAFKSNELFLPVLVLLAGHDEIVDNRKIHNWFDSLPAEDKTIKTFTNFHHVMPFEEDTSPILDAISGWIKKRKVPLAVQSIKN, encoded by the coding sequence ATGAAAGAGTCGTTAGGCCAATACGCCGCCAGAGACGGAAAGATGCTCAATTTCAGGAAATGGCCCGGGCCGGATGACGTCATCGTCTATCTTCACGGCATCGAGTCCAACTCCGGATGGTTTTCCTCATTCGCTTCCCAGCTTGCCGAAAGCGGCTTCACGTTATACGGAATAGACAGGAGGGGCTCCGGGCTTAATTACGAAAATAGAGGCGATATAAAGGATTATAATATATTTTTGGACGATATTGAAGATGCTGTCAGTTTTGTAAAAAAAGAAAACCCGGCAAAAAGGGTTTATATAATGGGTATATGCTGGGGCGCTTTCTTGGCGGTAAATTATTCTATAAATAGACATTCCAATCCAGACGGCCTTATTTTGTTGTCGCCGGCGATCTATAGAAAGGTGGATTTTAAGGCCGGCCCGAAAATTGCGGCAAGAGCATGTTCGCTTGTTTACCCGAAGGCATATTTCAAGATACCTATAAAAGATCGCATGTTCACTGATAACAGTAGGTATCTGGATTTCATAAGAAGCGATAAGATGCGGCTCGGCTCATTGACATGCCGTTTCTTCAAAGAGATCCTCCGGATGGAAAACGACTTTGCGTTCAAATCAAACGAACTTTTCTTACCCGTACTTGTGCTTCTTGCCGGCCATGACGAAATAGTGGATAACAGAAAAATTCATAACTGGTTTGATTCGCTGCCGGCGGAAGATAAGACCATAAAGACATTTACGAATTTCCATCATGTAATGCCCTTTGAAGAGGACACGTCACCCATTTTAGATGCGATAAGCGGCTGGATAAAGAAAAGGAAAGTGCCACTTGCAGTTCAAAGTATCAAAAATTGA
- a CDS encoding nitroreductase family protein has product MNEIMANIKSRRSRRAFVDKPIPEEIIEDMLEAARYAPSALNKQPSRFIVVSNKEIILRLSGIIRSITEKIARLLPLLSIIQPELRDPRVVAAIQKTLSGGGDTVFYGAPLLILIAAEKKAGRYAVKDCSLAAENMMLYANSVGIGSCFIGRADMLAMSKQGRELLGLPPQYKIHAALVFGYTPAAGDAAAPQRMRDNVLKWVR; this is encoded by the coding sequence ATGAACGAGATAATGGCGAACATCAAGAGTCGTCGGTCAAGAAGGGCTTTTGTCGATAAGCCCATTCCGGAAGAGATAATAGAGGATATGCTGGAAGCGGCGAGATATGCTCCCAGCGCCCTTAATAAACAACCGTCGAGATTCATAGTTGTATCAAATAAAGAAATAATTCTGCGTTTATCCGGCATTATCCGCAGCATAACCGAAAAGATTGCCCGCCTTCTACCTTTACTTAGCATTATCCAGCCCGAATTACGCGATCCGCGCGTAGTGGCAGCCATCCAAAAGACGCTTTCAGGAGGCGGAGACACCGTCTTTTACGGCGCTCCGCTTCTGATTTTAATAGCAGCCGAGAAGAAAGCGGGCCGATATGCGGTAAAAGATTGTTCACTGGCGGCCGAAAATATGATGCTGTATGCAAATTCCGTGGGTATAGGCAGCTGCTTTATAGGAAGGGCAGATATGCTTGCTATGAGTAAGCAAGGGAGAGAGTTGCTCGGACTGCCCCCGCAGTATAAAATACATGCTGCCTTAGTTTTTGGCTATACACCGGCAGCAGGCGATGCAGCCGCGCCGCAAAGAATGCGAGACAACGTATTAAAGTGGGTGCGCTGA